CATGGTGGAAAAGGGAGTTGAACTGCAGAAAGAAGGCAAGTCATATTCAGAAATCGTTTCCTATTTAAAAACGCTGCCTGACAAGGCCAATTTATATATGGCTCCGGGAAGTTTAGAGCAGCTGCATAAGGGCGGCCGTTTATCTACCACACAGGTAATCATCGGAAGCTTGATCAAATTGAAGCTGATTGTCAGATTCGATGATGGTAAGGTAGTCCTTTTTGATAAAATCAGGACTGAAAAAAAGGTCAAAGAACGCCTGTATCAAATTTTCGAAGAGGCTTCAGGCAATGTGAAGGAAGCTAGTGTCATTCATGGAAACGTAAAGGAATTGGCTGAACAATGGCGGGAAGAACTTCAACAGCGTTTTCCGGAAATATCTTTTACAACGACTACATTCAGTCCAGTTGCGGGTACACATACGGGGCAGGGAACAATCGGACTTGCCTGGATCAATGAATAGTAAACAAACAAGGAATCAGCCTATGTGAAGGCTGATTTCTTTTTATTGCCCATGTTCCTGTGTACACTTGAAATAACAAACTTACAGGGGGAATACAGATGTTGAAGATTGGCGTCATTGGCTTAGGGGATATTGCACAAAAAGCCTATTTGCCTGTTTTTGCAGAGAAGGGAGATATTGAGTTCCATCTTTTCACGCGTGATCAGGACAAGCTGAAAAATCTTGCTGCAAAGTACAGGTTTTCCCATATCCACTCAAGTCTGGATGTGCTCATTGAAAGTGGTGTGAAGGGAGCTTTTGTACATAGTGCAACAGAATCTCATCATCAAATTGTCAAACAACTGCTCCTGGCTGGTGTCCATGTGTATGTCGACAAGCCCATTGCCTATGATTATGAAAAAGCCAGGGAATTGACAGAGCTGGCTGAGGAAAAAGGCTTGATCTTAATGACCGGTTTTAACCGCAGGTATGCTCCGGCATATAAGAAGCTGACTGAGCTGAAAGAACCGAATATGGTGATCATGCAGAAAAACAGGCGGGCTCTGCCGGGGGAAATACGTAACTTTATTTATGATGATTTCATCCATGTTATCGATACACTTAGATTCTTATTTCCGTACCCAATTGAGCGGGTCAATGTGACAGGCAAAAAAAATGGTATGTTTTTGCATCATGTGGTCATTCAGCTTCAGGCGGAAGCGGGTGTAGCAATTGGAATCATGAACCGTGACAGCGGTGTTGTAGAAGAAAAAGTGGAGATATTCCAATCAGCTGAAAAACGAACAGCTTTAAATGTTTCTGACCTTTTCGTGCAGGAAAACAGGACTGAAACAAGGGTAGGGGGAAGTGACTGGGAACCAACCCTTCATAAGCGCGGCTTTGAACAAATTGTTTTTGATTTCCTGCAGGCTGTCGGCAGCAAAACTTCACCGCTTTTAACCGCAAGGGGTTCTTTGAAAACACATGAAATTTGTGAACAAATCGTCCTGGAATTAGAACAGTTATAAAAAATAAGCCCCGCCTCTTATAATTGAGACGGGGCTTGTTTTATACATACATAAAATAACCAACAAACAAGAAACCGAGTATATACATAATGGGATGAACTTCTTTAAACTTCCCCATACCAAGCATCATCAAAGGATAAAGAATGAAGCCAAGGGCGATTCCTGTGGCGACGCTAAAAGTGAGCGGCATCATGATGATTGTGACGAATGATGGGATAATCACAGCAAGATTGTTCCAGTTGATTTTACTGATTTCAGTTGCCATCAACGCACCAACAATGATGAGTGCCGGAGCGGTAACTTCTGGTGTAATCACGGACAGGATCGGAGAGAAAAGCATCGCAATCCCGAAACAAGCCGCAATGATTACAGATGTAAAACCTGTTCGCCCGCCGACAGCAATCCCTGCTGAAGATTCAACGAACGACGCTGTTGTGGATGTCCCGAGTACAGCACCGGCAACAGCAGATCCTGCGTCCGCGAGAAGTGCGCGGCCTGCATTTGGAATTTTATTATCCTTCATCAGACCAGCCTGGCTGGCAACCGCAATAAGTGCTCCGGCAGTATCAAAGAACGCGACAAACAAGAATGTGAAAATAACGGCAAGGACATCAGGAGAGAAAATATCCCCAAGATGATGAAAGACGACACCAAATGTAGGTGAAATATCGGGAACAGACCCGACGATTGCTGTTGGCTTTTCAATCAAGCCAGTAAATATTCCTATGATTGTGGCAATGACCATTCCATAAAAGATGCCGCCGCTGATTCCGCGGACCATCATGATCACGCTGATGATGAAGCCGAACAGTGCAAGCAGGACAGGGCCTGATGTCAGGTTACCGATTGAGACGAAAGTTGCTTCGCTGCCAATGATGATTCCTGCATTTTTCAAACCGATGAATGCGACGAAGAAGCCGATGCCCCCAGCGATTGCATGCTTAAGATCCTGGGGAATCACATTAATGATTTTTTCGCGGATCTTTAAAAGACTGAGGATGACGAATAGGACACCCGCGATGAATACACCAGTAAGGGCGACTTGCCACTCAACTCCCATGCCGATACAAACGGTGAAAGTGAAAAATGAATTCAAGCCCATGCTTGGAGCAATTCCAATTGGGAAGTTTGCCAGCAGGCCGATCAGCAGCGAGCCAATAATCGCAGACAAAGCCGTAGCGGTAAAAACAGCTCCCTTATCCATGCCAGCCTGGCTGAGGATTAAAGGGTTGACGACAAGGATGTACGCCATCGACAAGAAAGTCGTGATACCGGCAAGTGTTTCCTGTTTATAATTTGTATTACGTTCAGCGAACTGGAAAAAGTTTTTCATGTGTGCTGTCCTCCTGGTTGTTTGATAATATGCTGAAAACAAAAAAACTCCGGCAGTTCATGCTGCCGGAGTTACCACAAAGGACAAATAGTTGCCAAAAAGAATAGCAAATATCAAAGTCCCTTGTAGTCACGCCTTTTACGGTAGCATGGTAGAAACGTCCGAGCCATATTCTCGAACATATACAAGGAAAAATTATAGATTTAAATAATACTAGAGATAGTATCACGCAACTCATGGAAAGGTCAATTGCAATTCATAAAGTTTATCTATTTCTTGTTTTCTGATTATTAGGTTGGTGGAAGTTATTTTAAACCAACTTAAGACAGGTTTGAGGGAGAAACGAGAAAAGCTGTCAAAAGAAGAGTATAGCTGTGTGCGATATCCAAGTCGAATTTTGAGGGATACACTTACAGTAACAATGTATTTAACGATATAATAGGAGAAATTCCCTATATGAAACTGTTGGAAATGGAGTTGAAAAAATTGGCTGTTATCCAAAATGAGAAGCGTTCAGAAAGATTCGAAGTGGCTTTTAACCGTATCCACGCATGGCTGCAACGGATTACAAGAAATGCGACAACAGATAAATATTCAGAGCTGCTTAGGATCAATTATTCCAGGCACTCAATCATCCGCAAATATTATCATGATTTGAAAATGTATGGGCGCCTGCGTAATTCACTTGTTCATGACAAAATTGCTCTTGATTATTACATAGCTGAACCACATGAAAAAGTAGTGGAGAAAATCGAAAGGATTGCCAGCCAGGTATCAGATCCTAAGAATGCACTGGATATCGCAACAAGACCGGTGTTTTATTTTAAAGAAGATGCAAGTTTAGTTGATGTCTTGAAAATTATCCAGAAGAGGGCTTATTCACAGTTTCCTGTCTATGATGAAAATGGGTTCAAGTGGCTGTTGACTTCAAATTGTATTGCCCAGTGGCTAGCAGGCAATTTGCTGGAGGAGAGCAGGATGATAGAGGATGTAAAAATCCGCGACCTGGAATATCTTCATTCAAAGAGATTTGTAGAGTTTGCCGCAAAAAATTCGGATATTTTCTCAATAGAGGATGTCTTTGAAAAATACCACCTTGAAAACAAGAAGCTGGAAGCAGTATTAATCACTGAAAATGGTAAAGCGTCCGAGCGGCCAATCGGGATCATCACACCATGGGATTTGGTAGAAATCGACGTTTTGGACTAAAAAGACGATAAGGAGAAAACCCCTATATGGGTATGCGAAATCCCTTTGTTAAGGAGTTTTTGACAAATTTTTGACGAGAATATGTGAATAAAAAATGAACTAAATGGAAAAACCCCCCTGTTTGGATCTTAACTTACTATAATGATAGTGTAATCCAAATGGAGGTGCCAATAATGAACGTAACAACGATTATTGAATTGGAAAATCGTGAAGTTGAGAAGATGGCTGGCGCAAAATTAGTATTTATACAGGAACAGATTGATGCAAATATCGTGGAAACATGCGTTGATTGTTTTAAATATGAAGGTTCTGAAGATTGCCTGGACACAGATGATGCGATGCAAAAGGTGTTTAATGCATTAAAAGCGGATGGGTTGATTCCTGAAGCAGTACAAGATTTTTCATATGAGATGCCTTCTTGTGAGAGATTGAGAAAAGATGTGTATGAAGAGCAGGACATGCCGCAAAAAGTGGTTCTAAGCTTTGCTATATAATTCTTGAAAAAGGAGTTCTTTCGAGGAGCTCCTTTTTTAAGTCGATTTCAAACACTTTTATTAAAAACGTGACTTTTATCAAAGAGAAGATAGGAAGAAATTTATATAATGAATTTGGTATAAAATGAAAACGCTTTCAACGGAGAGGAGGTAACCGATGAAACAAGGAGCAGACATCACCATCATTACCGGCCATTTTGGCAGCGGTAAAACCGAGATATCACTCAATCTAGCTTTGGAGGCAAGGAAAACAAAGGCCAGGACGGCCGTTGCAGATTTGGACATCGTGAATCCATATTATCGCGCAAGGGACGCCAGGGAAATTTTAAATCAAAACGGAATAGAACTGATCGCACCAGCTGAAAGACTTGCAGCAGCAGATTTACCGATTGTTCCTGGAGATATGGGCAGGGTGATTTACGATCCAGAATATAAGCTGATCGTCGATGCTGGCGGGGATAAGGATGGAGCTACGGCATTAGGGCAATTTTACAACGATTGGAAAGATATGAAGCTTGAAGTGTTGTTTATCTTGAACGCCAACCGACCATATGTCAGTACTCTGGAGGGTGCGGTGGAGACATTGCAAAAAATTGAAGCAGCTTCGAGGCTGAAAATAACAGGAATCATCAATAACTCTAATGTTGGATCGGAGACGACCATTCAAGATGTTGAAAAGGGGCTGGCGTTATGTAAGGAGTTGTCAGATCAATTGGGGATTCCTTTGCTGACAACGATGGTGCCAGAGCATCTATCAGCTGAAAGTGCCCGAATTGAGGCGGAATCTCCAGTGAAGGTGATGACAAGGTATTTAAAATTGCCATGGGAAATGTAAAGGAGGTAAAAGCGGTGGAGCAGAGAGTTATATTTAACGAGGAAACTTGCAAATCATGTAAGCTGTGCGTGAATGCTTGTCCGACAAATGTCATTTATCTTGCGGATTACTTGAATGAGAAAGGCTACCGGCCGGCGG
This portion of the Mesobacillus sp. S13 genome encodes:
- a CDS encoding DegV family protein, which translates into the protein MTTLNEIAWVTDSTSGLTEEFIKNNHIYVVPLSIIFGEESYLEGVDITAEDFYPKLAASKVLPKTSQPAIGEFVELYQKLKEQYKHAIAIHASSALTGTFQSSVAASSMVDFRVDVIDSKIGSYPLGRMVEKGVELQKEGKSYSEIVSYLKTLPDKANLYMAPGSLEQLHKGGRLSTTQVIIGSLIKLKLIVRFDDGKVVLFDKIRTEKKVKERLYQIFEEASGNVKEASVIHGNVKELAEQWREELQQRFPEISFTTTTFSPVAGTHTGQGTIGLAWINE
- a CDS encoding Gfo/Idh/MocA family protein; this encodes MLKIGVIGLGDIAQKAYLPVFAEKGDIEFHLFTRDQDKLKNLAAKYRFSHIHSSLDVLIESGVKGAFVHSATESHHQIVKQLLLAGVHVYVDKPIAYDYEKARELTELAEEKGLILMTGFNRRYAPAYKKLTELKEPNMVIMQKNRRALPGEIRNFIYDDFIHVIDTLRFLFPYPIERVNVTGKKNGMFLHHVVIQLQAEAGVAIGIMNRDSGVVEEKVEIFQSAEKRTALNVSDLFVQENRTETRVGGSDWEPTLHKRGFEQIVFDFLQAVGSKTSPLLTARGSLKTHEICEQIVLELEQL
- a CDS encoding NCS2 family permease, whose translation is MKNFFQFAERNTNYKQETLAGITTFLSMAYILVVNPLILSQAGMDKGAVFTATALSAIIGSLLIGLLANFPIGIAPSMGLNSFFTFTVCIGMGVEWQVALTGVFIAGVLFVILSLLKIREKIINVIPQDLKHAIAGGIGFFVAFIGLKNAGIIIGSEATFVSIGNLTSGPVLLALFGFIISVIMMVRGISGGIFYGMVIATIIGIFTGLIEKPTAIVGSVPDISPTFGVVFHHLGDIFSPDVLAVIFTFLFVAFFDTAGALIAVASQAGLMKDNKIPNAGRALLADAGSAVAGAVLGTSTTASFVESSAGIAVGGRTGFTSVIIAACFGIAMLFSPILSVITPEVTAPALIIVGALMATEISKINWNNLAVIIPSFVTIIMMPLTFSVATGIALGFILYPLMMLGMGKFKEVHPIMYILGFLFVGYFMYV
- a CDS encoding CBS domain-containing protein — translated: MKLLEMELKKLAVIQNEKRSERFEVAFNRIHAWLQRITRNATTDKYSELLRINYSRHSIIRKYYHDLKMYGRLRNSLVHDKIALDYYIAEPHEKVVEKIERIASQVSDPKNALDIATRPVFYFKEDASLVDVLKIIQKRAYSQFPVYDENGFKWLLTSNCIAQWLAGNLLEESRMIEDVKIRDLEYLHSKRFVEFAAKNSDIFSIEDVFEKYHLENKKLEAVLITENGKASERPIGIITPWDLVEIDVLD
- a CDS encoding 4Fe-4S binding protein is translated as MEQRVIFNEETCKSCKLCVNACPTNVIYLADYLNEKGYRPAVVTDQENCISCGKCAQMCPDSVITVYRPEKVRKSV